Proteins encoded by one window of Engraulis encrasicolus isolate BLACKSEA-1 chromosome 21, IST_EnEncr_1.0, whole genome shotgun sequence:
- the nit1 gene encoding deaminated glutathione amidase, whose translation MVGSLVLRANLSTICRFSRRTSSLISQCRMSSTSTHPVAALCQMTCTADKAANLALGSRLVEEAGAAGASMVFLPEGFDYIGSSVKQTLELSETLAGETVTRYSELARKLGVWLSLGGFHEQGESWASTQRIYNSHIIINAQGEIVSVYRKGHLFDVELVEKGVSLKESAFTIPGPALVPPVQTPIGKVGLAVCYDLRFPEHSLALQRHGADILTYPSAFTVATGTAHWEVLLRARAVETQSFLFAAAQVGAHHPKRSSYGHALAVDPWGTVLADLGASEPGLALVPVDLQKLRDTRRDMPVQQHRRETQYYRSLDTD comes from the exons ATGGTTGGCAGTCTCGTTTTAAGAGCGAATCTTTCTACAATTTGCCGTTTCAGTCGAAGGACATCCAGCCTCATAAGCCAATGCAG GatgtcctccacctccacccaccccgTGGCTGCCTTGTGCCAGATGACCTGCACCGCGGACAAGGCGGCGAACTTGGCGTTGGGGTCACGGCTGGTGGAGGAGGCAGGGGCGGCGGGGGCCAGCATGGTCTTCCTCCCAGAGGGCTTTGACTACATCGGCTCCAGCGTGAAGCAGACCCTGGAGCTGTCTGAGACGCTCGCGGGAGAGACCGTCACGCGCTACTCTGAGCTTGCCAG gaagctAGGAGTATGGCTGTCCCTGGGTGGATTCCACGAGCAAGGGGAGAGCTGGGCGAGCACACAGCGCATCTACAACAGTCACATCATCATCAACGCTCAag GTGAGATTGTGAGTGTGTACAGGAAGGGGCACCTCTTTGACGTGGAGCTGGTGGAGAAAGGTGTGTCCCTGAAGGAGAGCGCCTTCACCATCCCCGGCCCCGCCCTGGTGCCTCCCGTCCAGACTCCTATCGGCAAG GTGGGGCTGGCTGTGTGCTACGATCTACGCTTTCCTGAGCACTCATTGGCCCTTCAGCGGCACGGGGCCGATATTCTGACCTATCCCTCTGCTTTCACCGTAGCAACTGGCACTGCCCACTGGGAG GTTCTCCTGCGAGCCAGGGCGGTAGAGACCCAGAGCTTCCTGTTTGCGGCGGCCCAGGTGGGCGCCCACCACCCCAAGCGCTCGTCCTACGGGCACGCCCTGGCCGTGGACCCCTGGGGCACGGTGCTGGCGGACCTGGGCGCCTCGGAGCCGGGCCTGGCCCTGGTGCCCGTGGACCTGCAGAAGCTACGGGACACGCGGAGGGACATGCCCGTCCAGCAGCACCGCAGGGAGACCCAGTACTACCGGAGTCTGGACACGGACTGA
- the pfdn2 gene encoding prefoldin subunit 2: MAANSSSSTGSKSGGGKQSGPSAEQVVSNFQRMRQEQRSMASKAAEFEMDINEHGLVIETLKEVDPGRKCFRLMGGVLVERTVKEVLPALESNKEQIGKLLESLNTQMQNKGRELTEYREKYNIRLVGEEDKSKGAGSSSNKEAGDAGSSKPGAGVLVS; this comes from the exons ATGGCAGCCAACAGTAGCAGTAGCACGGGTAGTAAAAGTGGCGGAGGTAAACAGTCTGGCCCGTCTGCTGAGCAG GTGGTGTCCAACTTCCAGCGCATGCGGCAGGAGCAGCGCAGCATGGCGTCGAAGGCGGCGGAGTTTGAGATGGACATCAACGAGCACGGGCTGGTCATCGAGACGCTGAAGGAGGTGGACCCCGGCAGGAAGTGCTTCCGGCTCATGGGCGGAGTCCTGGTGGAGCGCACCGTCAAGGAGGTGCTGCCCGCGCTCGAGAGCAACAAGGAACAG attggcAAGCTCTTGGAGTCGCTGAACACACAGATGCAGAACAAAGGGCGGGAGCTGACGGAATACCGGGAGAAGTACAACATCCGATTGGTCGGCGAGGAGGACAAGAGTAAAGGGGCAGGCAGCTCGTCCAATAAGGAGGCCGGAGACGCGGGCAGTTCTAAGCCCGGCGCAGGGGTGCTCGTGTCGTAA
- the b4gat1 gene encoding beta-1,4-glucuronyltransferase 1 has product MYFSKKCSIFKVVLSALIIVALLQLIYLSFLSRFHGKQQRYKYSELFGGGGSRRNAHQNEKNTKKEHLRYSLSTGGIFDASGQYRVYKNLMKSDVSTNQKPGSNTLALATHTTINNLHHLDSLLERWKNPLSIAIFAHGQDVKFATALVYALSIFCPHIQALVDFHLVCPSEETASFPEQDREHFSGLEDCAGVFAKLGSHRDKYKNYAIGSNISYPNNLLRNVARSGTDAAFLLVIDVDMVPSADLHQEFVDMLARRRIALGGGGGGSGGSDEVFVLPAFEIRHTRKLPATKPELVQLYQVGEVRPFYEELCPRCQMPTNYSRWVNQHAPQGQLDVAYTLSWADPWEPFYIGHRSVPLYDENFRQYGFNRISQACELHIAGYRFSVLSSAFVVHLGFKVQGEFHSRKDEENRRNRVLFRSFKEGLKTKYPNSPRRC; this is encoded by the exons ATGTATTTCTCGAAAAAATGCTCAATTTTCAAGGTAGTCCTCAGCGCACTGATCATTGTAGCGCTGCTCCAGCTGATCTATCTGTCATTCCTGTCGAGATTTCACGGCAAGCAGCAGCGCTACAAATACTCCGAGTTGTTTGGGGGAGGTGGCAGCAGGAGAAATGCCCACCAGAACGAGAAGAACACTAAAAAGGAGCACCTCCGCTACTCCCTCTCCACGGGCGGCATATTCGACGCCAGCGGGCAGTATCGCGTGTACAAAAACTTGATGAAAAGCGACGTGTCGACCAATCAAAAGCCTGGGTCGAACACGCTCGCCCTCGCGACGCACACCACCATCAATAACCTCCACCACCTGGACTCGCTGTTGGAGCGCTGGAAGAACCCGCTATCAATTGCCATATTCGCGCACGGACAAGACGTGAAGTTCGCAACAGCACTAGTCTACGCCCTCAGCATCTTCTGCCCTCACATCCAAGCCCTGGTGGACTTCCACCTCGTCTGTCCGTCAGAGGAGACCGCCAGCTTCCCAGAACAGGACCGAGAGCACTTCTCGGGCCTGGAGGACTGCGCTGGGGTGTTTGCCAAGCTTGGCTCCCACAGGGACAAGTATAAGAACTATGCCATCGGCAGCAACATCTCCTACCCTAACAACCTGCTCCGCAACGTGGCGCGCAGTGGCACTGATGCCGCCTTCCTGCTGGTCATCGACGTGGACATGGTGCCCAGCGCCGATCTGCACCAGGAGTTTGTGGACATGCTGGCACGGAGACGGATagcgctgggtggtggtggtggtggcagcgggGGCTCGGACGAGGTGTTTGTGCTGCCCGCCTTCGAGATCCGGCACACGCGCAAGCTGCCCGCCACCAAGCCAGAGCTGGTGCAACTCTACCAG GTGGGTGAGGTGCGTCCCTTCTACGAGGAGCTGTGCCCGCGCTGCCAGATGCCCACCAACTACTCGCGCTGGGTGAACCAGCACGCGCCACAGGGCCAGCTGGACGTGGCGTACACGCTGAGCTGGGCCGACCCCTGGGAGCCCTTCTACATCGGCCACCGCTCCGTGCCGCTCTACGACGAGAACTTCCGGCAGTACGGATTCAACCGCATCAGCCAG GCGTGTGAGCTCCACATAGCGGGCTACCGGTTCTCGGTGCTGAGTTCGGCGTTTGTGGTGCACCTCGGCTTCAAGGTGCAGGGAGAGTTCCACAGCCGCAAGGACGAGGAGAACCGACGGAACCGAGTGCTGTTCCGCAGTTTTAAAGAGGGCCTCAAGACCAAGTACCCCAACTCACCCAGACGCTGCTga